The Citrifermentans bemidjiense Bem genome window below encodes:
- a CDS encoding PHP domain-containing protein has protein sequence MTNLVDLHLHSTYSDGVRTPAELVAMAAELGLKAIALADHDTVDGIDEAMAAGSAQGVEVLPAIEFSVAFGSYRDVHLLGYLLDHRDPQLLAILKDFREKRETRGEAIIGRINEKLTLEGKATIASAEAAALAGGALGRPHIAQVLMAKGYVRDMQDAFVRYLLPCDVPKRYFPVDEALGTIKRLGGVAVLAHPTTITNEREALSKAIEQLMEMGLAGLEVYNNVCSEQDSAYLRSFAEKRGMVWTGGSDYHGIEEGICMGTGKGSMAVPYSCVEELKKQGKTWG, from the coding sequence ATGACAAATCTAGTTGACCTGCATCTTCACTCTACCTACTCAGATGGGGTACGCACCCCGGCTGAACTAGTTGCCATGGCAGCCGAGCTTGGACTCAAAGCAATCGCCCTGGCCGACCACGACACAGTCGACGGCATAGACGAGGCGATGGCAGCCGGAAGCGCACAGGGAGTCGAAGTGCTCCCCGCCATAGAGTTCTCAGTCGCCTTCGGTTCCTACCGCGACGTTCACCTGCTGGGGTACCTGCTCGACCACCGCGACCCGCAGCTTCTCGCCATACTCAAGGATTTCAGGGAAAAACGTGAGACCCGCGGCGAGGCGATCATAGGCCGCATCAACGAGAAGCTCACGTTGGAGGGAAAAGCCACCATCGCCAGCGCGGAAGCGGCGGCCTTGGCGGGAGGAGCGCTGGGACGCCCGCACATAGCCCAGGTGCTCATGGCCAAGGGATATGTCCGCGACATGCAGGATGCCTTCGTCCGCTACCTGCTCCCCTGCGACGTCCCCAAGCGTTACTTCCCCGTTGACGAGGCGTTGGGGACGATAAAGAGGCTGGGAGGGGTCGCCGTGCTGGCGCATCCCACTACCATCACCAACGAGCGCGAAGCACTCTCCAAGGCCATAGAGCAGCTGATGGAGATGGGGCTCGCCGGTCTTGAGGTCTACAACAACGTCTGCAGCGAACAGGACAGCGCCTACTTGCGCAGCTTCGCCGAAAAAAGGGGGATGGTCTGGACCGGAGGGTCCGACTACCACGGCATCGAGGAAGGGATCTGCATGGGGACCGGCAAAGGTTCGATGGCAGTGCCGTACAGCTGCGTGGAAGAACTGAAGAAGCAGGGGAAAACCTGGGGCTAG
- the ftsH gene encoding ATP-dependent zinc metalloprotease FtsH encodes MTSTSKKKLLIIVAALGIVAGSCYGIYAWKDAHSDQGKQISYTAFMEKVNAGGIAKVKIAGDQINAVGKSGEKFQLFLPAGAELADTLVAKKIDFSSNPAASEPKWFEISIILLVALFLVMVLKRYGGVGRSKARIIDCSESLTRFNDVAGAEEAKAELLDTVEFLKDPAKFSALGGKMPTGVLLVGPPGTGKTLLARAVAGEADVPFFSISGSEFVEMYVGVGASRVRDLFAQAKKAAPCIVFIDEIDAVGRKRDAAVGGGASDERDQTLNQLLVEMDGFAVNSGIVVLAATNRPEILDAALLRSGRFDREVTVGAPDIRGREAILKVHSKNVPLSPEVDLMVIARGTPGMSGADLANVVNEAAILAARSNKDFVEMLDFDNAKDKVLMGAEKKSMVLSDKSKLSTAYHEAGHVLVAKLVPGCDPVHKVSIIPRGRAMGVTLQIPEEDIYCYTKEMLLAHLKVLMGGRAAEEIIFHTTTTGAGNDLARATDTARKMVSEWGMSRAFGPVAFGHQENTDGGGKKGFSDSTALEMDNEIRSIVTTCYADVRTLLEENLDALERLTQELVVKETLDAAEIDTILGLTTADDAANASCCAAA; translated from the coding sequence ATGACGAGCACGAGCAAGAAGAAGTTACTGATAATAGTTGCCGCTTTGGGCATTGTGGCGGGAAGCTGCTACGGTATCTACGCCTGGAAGGACGCTCATTCGGACCAGGGCAAACAGATCAGCTACACCGCTTTCATGGAGAAGGTCAATGCCGGCGGCATAGCAAAGGTGAAGATCGCCGGTGACCAGATCAACGCTGTAGGAAAATCGGGCGAAAAATTCCAGTTATTCCTTCCTGCAGGAGCCGAACTGGCCGACACCCTGGTAGCCAAGAAGATTGACTTCTCCTCGAATCCCGCCGCGTCCGAGCCCAAGTGGTTCGAGATCAGCATCATACTTCTGGTCGCGTTATTTCTAGTCATGGTGCTCAAGAGATACGGCGGGGTGGGGCGGAGCAAGGCGAGAATCATCGACTGTTCCGAGTCTCTCACCCGGTTTAACGACGTCGCGGGCGCCGAGGAGGCAAAGGCCGAACTGCTCGATACGGTCGAGTTCCTGAAAGACCCGGCGAAATTCAGCGCCCTTGGCGGCAAGATGCCGACTGGCGTGCTTTTGGTGGGCCCTCCGGGCACCGGCAAGACGCTCCTCGCCAGGGCTGTAGCGGGCGAGGCAGACGTTCCCTTCTTCTCCATATCAGGCTCCGAGTTCGTCGAGATGTACGTCGGCGTCGGCGCTTCCAGGGTGAGGGACCTCTTCGCGCAGGCAAAAAAGGCCGCCCCTTGCATCGTCTTCATCGACGAGATCGACGCGGTCGGCCGCAAGCGTGATGCCGCGGTGGGGGGGGGCGCCAGTGACGAGCGCGACCAGACCTTGAACCAGCTCCTGGTTGAGATGGACGGCTTCGCCGTCAACTCCGGCATCGTGGTTCTTGCTGCGACCAACCGTCCCGAGATCCTCGATGCTGCGCTGCTTCGCTCCGGCCGCTTCGACCGCGAGGTGACCGTGGGCGCGCCCGATATCCGGGGACGCGAAGCGATACTGAAGGTTCACTCGAAGAACGTACCCCTGAGCCCCGAGGTCGACCTGATGGTGATCGCCCGCGGGACGCCTGGCATGTCCGGCGCCGATCTTGCCAACGTGGTCAACGAGGCCGCTATCCTGGCGGCGAGGTCCAACAAGGACTTCGTCGAGATGCTCGATTTCGACAACGCCAAGGACAAGGTGCTGATGGGGGCCGAGAAGAAGTCGATGGTGCTCTCCGACAAGTCCAAGCTTTCGACCGCCTACCACGAGGCGGGGCACGTGCTGGTGGCAAAGCTGGTGCCGGGATGCGACCCGGTGCACAAGGTCTCCATCATCCCGCGCGGCAGGGCCATGGGGGTCACGCTCCAGATCCCCGAGGAAGACATCTACTGCTACACAAAAGAGATGCTGTTGGCCCACCTCAAGGTGCTCATGGGCGGTCGGGCCGCCGAGGAGATCATCTTCCACACCACGACTACCGGCGCCGGCAACGACCTGGCGCGCGCCACCGACACCGCAAGGAAGATGGTGAGCGAGTGGGGTATGTCCAGGGCCTTCGGTCCGGTCGCTTTCGGCCATCAGGAGAACACCGACGGCGGCGGCAAGAAAGGGTTCAGCGACAGCACCGCACTGGAGATGGACAACGAGATCAGGTCCATCGTCACCACCTGCTATGCCGACGTGCGGACGCTCCTGGAGGAGAATCTCGACGCCCTTGAACGGCTTACCCAGGAACTGGTCGTCAAGGAGACGCTGGACGCCGCCGAGATCGACACCATCCTGGGCCTCACCACGGCGGACGATGCCGCCAATGCATCCTGTTGCGCCGCTGCATGA
- a CDS encoding endonuclease III domain-containing protein, whose amino-acid sequence MKDDQIHQAIAILKDAVLTKGWVTPAVTIVATQDRDPYKVLVSCILSLRTRDQTTAEASQRLFALADTPQKMTELSVPEIEQAIYPVGFYRVKAQQILELSFQIGELHQGRVPDELETLLTFKGVGRKTANLVLTLGYGKPGICVDIHVHRICNRWGYVKTVNPEQTEGALRKKLPPEYWIIINDLLVTFGQNQCTPVSPRCSTCPLYALCDRVAVTKSR is encoded by the coding sequence ATGAAGGACGATCAGATACACCAGGCCATCGCCATCCTCAAGGATGCGGTGCTGACAAAAGGGTGGGTGACTCCGGCGGTCACTATCGTGGCTACGCAGGACCGCGACCCCTACAAGGTGCTGGTCTCCTGCATTCTATCCCTGCGAACCCGCGATCAGACCACAGCCGAGGCTTCCCAGCGCTTGTTTGCGCTTGCCGATACACCGCAGAAGATGACGGAACTCAGTGTCCCCGAGATCGAGCAGGCCATCTACCCCGTCGGGTTTTACCGGGTCAAGGCACAGCAGATTTTAGAACTCTCGTTCCAAATCGGTGAGCTGCACCAGGGGAGGGTGCCCGACGAATTGGAGACCCTGCTGACTTTCAAGGGAGTGGGGCGCAAGACGGCGAACCTGGTGCTGACGCTTGGATACGGCAAGCCCGGCATCTGCGTCGACATTCACGTGCACAGGATCTGCAACAGGTGGGGGTATGTAAAAACAGTCAATCCTGAGCAGACAGAGGGTGCTTTGAGAAAGAAGCTCCCGCCCGAGTACTGGATCATAATCAACGATCTTCTAGTGACTTTCGGGCAAAACCAGTGCACACCTGTCTCACCGCGCTGCTCCACCTGTCCCCTCTATGCGCTCTGTGACAGGGTCGCTGTTACTAAGTCTAGATAA
- the rbr gene encoding rubrerythrin has translation MTELKGSKTEKNLLEAFAGESQARNKYTYYASVAKKEGYEQIASLFLETAENEKEHAKLHLKALGGIGDTITNLKAAAAGEYAEWVDMYPRMAKEAKEEGFTAIAAVFEGIANIEKAHQERYKALLASIEDGTVFKEEEPTVWKCRNCGHLHEGVEPPQGCPVCHHPKAYFERSAENY, from the coding sequence ATGACTGAACTTAAAGGAAGCAAAACGGAAAAGAACCTGCTGGAGGCTTTTGCCGGCGAGTCGCAGGCGCGCAACAAGTACACCTATTACGCATCGGTCGCTAAGAAGGAAGGGTACGAGCAGATAGCGTCGCTCTTTCTGGAGACGGCCGAAAACGAGAAGGAGCACGCGAAACTCCATCTGAAAGCGCTCGGGGGAATCGGGGATACCATCACCAACCTGAAAGCCGCAGCCGCAGGGGAGTACGCCGAGTGGGTGGACATGTACCCCCGGATGGCCAAGGAGGCCAAGGAAGAAGGGTTCACCGCCATCGCCGCCGTGTTCGAGGGCATCGCTAACATCGAGAAGGCGCACCAGGAGCGTTACAAGGCATTGCTTGCCTCCATAGAGGACGGGACCGTCTTCAAGGAAGAGGAGCCTACGGTCTGGAAGTGCCGCAACTGCGGTCACCTCCACGAGGGGGTCGAGCCGCCGCAGGGTTGTCCTGTATGTCATCACCCGAAGGCCTACTTCGAGCGCAGCGCTGAAAACTACTAG
- a CDS encoding NAD(P)-dependent oxidoreductase: protein MLKKIGFVGLGTVGVHMAANLAKSDYQLTVFDQDAKAVAELATLGVKVGESPMATAKGQDLVIVIVPDSDFLVFGQDGVFEGIDPGTILVDMGTHCIETIQRMAQEAVKHRVMFLEAPVWGSKEHAANGLLTILAGGDEALLGRCREPFSYFGLNIIHIGKVGDATRMKLIVNLLQAEMMQSLSEGLVFGEKMGFKPDKILEVLDSGGVASPLFHSKGRSIARGDFSRNLALKYVHLQMLRVLETAEKLGLELPAAKTVSGIFAQAVADGRGEEDFSAIVKLLRK from the coding sequence ATGCTGAAGAAAATCGGTTTTGTAGGTCTGGGTACCGTGGGTGTCCACATGGCCGCCAACCTGGCCAAGTCGGACTACCAGTTAACGGTGTTTGATCAGGATGCCAAGGCGGTTGCGGAACTGGCGACCTTGGGCGTCAAGGTCGGCGAGTCGCCCATGGCGACCGCAAAAGGGCAGGACCTCGTCATCGTCATCGTGCCTGATAGCGACTTCCTAGTCTTCGGCCAAGATGGCGTTTTTGAAGGTATAGACCCCGGTACTATCCTCGTCGACATGGGAACGCACTGCATCGAGACCATCCAGCGCATGGCCCAGGAGGCCGTGAAGCACCGCGTCATGTTCCTTGAGGCTCCGGTATGGGGAAGCAAGGAGCACGCGGCCAACGGTCTGCTGACCATTCTCGCCGGCGGGGACGAGGCGCTTCTGGGCCGCTGCCGCGAGCCGTTCTCCTATTTCGGTCTCAACATCATCCACATCGGCAAAGTCGGCGACGCCACCAGGATGAAGCTGATCGTCAACCTGCTGCAGGCCGAGATGATGCAGTCCCTTTCCGAAGGTCTCGTGTTCGGCGAGAAGATGGGATTCAAACCGGACAAGATCCTCGAGGTGCTGGACTCCGGCGGTGTCGCCTCTCCGCTGTTCCACTCCAAGGGGCGCTCCATCGCCCGCGGCGATTTCAGCCGTAACCTGGCGCTCAAGTACGTTCACCTCCAGATGCTGAGGGTGCTCGAGACGGCCGAGAAACTTGGCCTGGAGCTTCCTGCCGCCAAGACCGTCTCCGGCATTTTCGCCCAGGCGGTGGCCGACGGCAGGGGAGAAGAGGATTTCTCCGCCATCGTGAAACTGCTGAGGAAATAG
- a CDS encoding cytidylate kinase family protein — protein sequence MAIITISREMGTGAYAIAKELAKKLKYTLVDRLKIEELAPAYGLTPEILERVDEKPPSYRTAEDRLQAAHLATMELILLDNARKGNVILYGRGAQDLIKGVTNVLKVRFIAPFEDRVEKFAEREWIDPDLARELIRKSDHQLGGFIHFYFDRDWNDPMAYDLILNTSKSSHSAMIESVIAASKDPRLKAGEGESMALLDDCILAKRVEAEILKSSLERRLRITAKDGVVTLSGHVQAEGQIEEAVRIAGSVSGVTDVDCDLDVVSYKPVKD from the coding sequence ATGGCAATCATCACAATTTCCAGAGAGATGGGTACCGGCGCCTACGCCATTGCCAAGGAATTGGCAAAGAAGCTCAAGTACACGCTCGTCGATCGCCTGAAGATCGAAGAGCTTGCACCGGCATACGGCCTGACGCCCGAGATCCTGGAGAGGGTCGACGAGAAGCCGCCTTCATACCGGACCGCAGAGGACCGGTTGCAGGCAGCGCATCTCGCCACCATGGAGCTGATCCTCCTGGACAACGCCAGGAAGGGAAACGTGATTCTCTACGGAAGGGGGGCTCAGGACCTGATCAAGGGCGTCACCAACGTGCTCAAGGTCCGATTTATTGCGCCTTTTGAAGACCGCGTGGAAAAATTCGCGGAAAGGGAGTGGATCGATCCCGATCTGGCCCGGGAGCTGATTAGAAAGAGCGACCACCAGTTGGGAGGGTTCATCCATTTCTACTTCGACCGCGACTGGAATGACCCGATGGCCTACGACCTGATCCTCAACACCAGCAAGTCCAGCCATAGCGCCATGATCGAGTCTGTCATAGCAGCCTCCAAGGATCCCCGTCTCAAAGCAGGCGAGGGTGAGTCCATGGCGCTTCTTGACGACTGCATCCTTGCCAAGCGCGTCGAAGCAGAAATTCTCAAGTCGTCCCTTGAGCGCAGGCTGCGCATCACTGCCAAAGACGGCGTCGTCACGCTTTCCGGTCACGTACAGGCAGAAGGGCAGATCGAAGAGGCCGTTCGCATAGCCGGTTCCGTCTCCGGTGTGACCGACGTGGATTGCGACTTGGATGTGGTCAGCTACAAACCGGTGAAGGACTAA